A single genomic interval of Hydractinia symbiolongicarpus strain clone_291-10 chromosome 8, HSymV2.1, whole genome shotgun sequence harbors:
- the LOC130653928 gene encoding coiled-coil domain-containing protein 146-like, which yields MASTDEDEVISESETQHPNDVIYIYPIAPKLKKEVSGEVDANTMPAFQCLDELITEGKIPGAKAARLKAKYQDLVDHLKRIREAESKYLHEGKELMQIVQKQRHDLERGEMFPSVEDNEVNRLRSILLKHGNELAACNERLYQLDFKLEGLQEEKRLVEKEFEKLPKKEEIEKQVKDTTQDVDDLKVEIAQRTHEIASLEEEGLSRQDQMEILSKEMEKLEMEEQLLKEELVKIHAEPAHLMKQTELIARQQRDVLNTHKQYENKIAEVNNEISKISDKKAFFLEEKESVSNDIQKQRSAYEENEKEVSLLMKECDLAKERQAELLGDRTSLDLNIKHAHMNKRSEHDIHARKIREKDRDLKSLKKAEINYNIIKDSYNHTKGMYDKIKAQVDSQPKDDGSLFEKRRELQKEVDNAKRAYTQQNALTVHEKQRVERGIHDEERLLTEQSQLRIDVVDLTRLAQIKADEREQKARDYLKAEVRYHKALEDLKTKDLAIQDNTKKFAEVQKRLDDFAKLYDIIKNERNKCVNLIQMSTQKAAEMQEKIKILQNEIEILRTAAASKERQFQKSKLKHANGVVIRDSLRNEVSKQQMTSEELKEQMEQQRLAISKLNELINKAEENMVELRRRYESSVQERNRRGIQLIERNEEVCVLYEKVNVQGSIIRNGDMELQSREEEIRFLKMETADLKRSIDLLKSSLPNKKALDNEVTTLQIQLAQCQEYILDLEHNLEDATNADRIRLLPGSDPSMEELECKCVELEKKLTCKEEQLLEKELIHEQVNRLSEKLKARSDTGKTDTLALAKKINEVQAKIKETTRKMMAMVSELSMNQALAMKLGQEIRSKEEHVQQCYVRMERGEAPSQEIEHEWLRYLREEVRKIKEQNERARAEEELEHYTIPGGITTTAEPRPNAYIPDDGNDLPLPRPYGGNAPFKPTEPGSNMRHIRKPVVKPIEI from the exons atgGCAAGTACAGATGAAGATGAAGTAATCAGTGAATCTGAAACACAACATCCTAAtgatgttatatatatatacccaaTTGcaccaaagttaaaaaaagaagtttctgGTGAAGTAGATGCTAATACTATGCCAGCATTTCAATGCCTGGATgag CTCATAACTGAGGGGAAAATACCAGGAGCTAAGGCTGCCAGACTTAAAGCAAAATACCAAGACCTTGTTGATCATTTAAAGAGAATTAGAGAAGCTGAATCAAAGTATTTGCATGAAGGAAAAGAGCTTATGCAAATTGTGCAAAAACAACGTCATGATTTGGAACGTGGTGAAATGTTTCCATCTGTTGAAGATAATGAAGTAAATCGGTTAAGATCAATATTGTTAAAACATGGAAATGAGCTTGCAGCTTGTAATGAAAGATTATATCAACTTGACTTTAAGTTAGAAGGGCTTCAAGAAGAGAAAAGGTTAGTTGAAAAGGAGTTTGAAAAATTAccaaagaaagaagaaattgaGAAACAAGTAAAAGACACCACACAAGATGTAGATGATTTGAAAGTAGAAATTGCTCAACGAACTCATGAAATTGCCAGTCTGGAAGAAGAGGGTTTGTCAAGACAAGATCAAATGGAAATATTATCAAAGGAAATGGAAAAGTTAGAAATGGAGGAACAACTGTTGAAG GAGGAATTGGTGAAAATACATGCAGAACCTGCCCATTTAATGAAACAAACAGAATTGATAGCACGACAACAAAG aGATGTCTTAAATACACACAAGCAGTATGAAAACAAAATTGCAGAAGTTAATAATGAA ATTTCAAAGATATCcgacaaaaaagctttttttctggAGGAGAAAGAAAGTGTATCGAACGATATACAGAAGCAACGAAGTGCATATGAAGAGAAT GAGAAAGAAGTCAGCTTATTAATGAAAGAATGTGATTTAGCTAAAGAACGGCAAGCAGAGTTGCTAGGTGACAG AACAAGTTTGGATTTGAATATCAAGCATGCACATATGAATAAAAGATCTGAGCATGATATCCATGCTCGAAAAATTCGTGAAAAAGATCGTGATTTAAA AAGTTTAAAGAAAGCGGAAATAAATTATAACATCATCAAAGATAGTTataatcacacgaaaggtatGTACGATAAGATTAAAGCTCAAGTGGATTCACAGCCTAAAGATGATGGATCTCTTTTCGAAAAGAGAAGAGAATTGCAGAAAGAAGTTGACAATGCCAAAAGGGCGTACACGCAGCAG AACGCATTAACTGTGCACGAAAAGCAGCGTGTCGAGAGAGGCATCCACGATGAAGAAAGACTGCTCACAGAGCAGAGCCAACTTCGCATTGATGTGGTAGATTTAACAAGACTTGCACAAATTAAAGCTGACGAGAGAGAACAAAAAGCTAGAGATTATTTAAAAGCAGAAGTACGATACCATAAGGCGCTGGAAgacttaaaaacaaaagatcTAGCCATACAAGATAATACGAAAAAGTTTGCGGAAGTACAGAAACG GTTGGACGATTTTGCAAAATTGTacgacatcatcaaaaatgagcgCAATAAATGCGTTAATTTGATCCAGATGAGTACGCAAAAAGCTGCAGAAATGCAGGAGAAGATCAAAATTCTACAGAATGAGATTGAAATATTAAGAACAGCTGCTGCATCGAAAGAAAG ACAGTTCCAAAAATCTAAGCTGAAGCACGCGAACGGTGTAGTGATAAGAGATAGCTTACGTAATGAAGTGAGTAAACAACAAATGACTTCAGAAGAATTGAAAGAACAGATGGAGCAACAG AGGTTAGCTATCTCCAAACTCAACGAACTTATCAACAAAGCTGAAGAAAATATGGTTGAATTGCGTCGCAGATATGAAAGCTCAGTGCAGGAAAGAAATCGCAGGGGGATTCAGTTGATTGAAAGAAACGAAGAAGTGTGCGTGCTTTATGAGAAAGTTAATGTTCAGGGTTCCATCATACGGAATGGGGATATGGAATTGCAGAGTCGTGAAGAAGAAATCAGATTCCTAAAAATGGAAACTGCTGACTTAAAGCGCTCTATTGACTTATTAAAAAGTTCGCTACCTAACAAAAAGGCTTTagataatgaagtcacaacgcTTCAAATTCAACTTGCGCAATGTCAGGAATATATTTTGGATTTAGAACACAATCTAGAAGACGCCACTAATGCTGATCGCATTCGTTTACTACCAGGTAGCGACCCTTCAATGGAAGAATTGGAATGCAAATGTGTAGAG CTGGAAAAAAAACTGACCTGCAAAGAGGAGCAGttattggagaaagaattgatacATGAACAAGTTAATCGCCTTTCCGAAAAATTAAAAGCTCGATCGGACACCGGAAAAACGGATACTTTAGCATTGGCTAAAAAG ATAAACGAAGTTCAAGCAAAGATCAAGGAAACTACAAGAAAGATGATGGCGATGGTTTCTGAATTGTCGATGAATCAG GCTTTAGCTATGAAGCTTGGGCAAGAAATTCGCTCAAAAGAGGAACACGTACAGCAATGCTATGTACGAATGGAGAGAGGTGAAGCTCCATCGCAGGAGATAGAACATGAGTGGTTACGTTATCTTCGAGAAGAAGTTcgaaaaataaaagaacaaaATGAGCGAGCTAGG gcAGAAGAAGAATTGGAACATTACACAATTCCAGGTGGAATCACCACAACAGCTGAACCACGCCCAAACGCCTACATACCTGATGATGGCAATGATTTACCTCTTCCCAGACCTTACGGAGGTAATGCACCGTTTAAACCAACTGAACCAGGTAGCAACATGAGACATATACGAAAACCCGTGGTCAAACCTATTGAAATATaa